The Streptomyces cathayae DNA segment CCACCCGGACGCGCCCGCCACCATCGAGCGGGCCCTGCAGGAACCCCAGGACCCCGATGTGGCCTGCCACCACAACGGCGCCGCGTCGGCCAGGTTCCGCTGGCTGCTGATGAGCGACCGGCTGCCCGAGGCCCGCAGGAGCATCACCGGGCTGCTGCGGGAGGCCCGGCGGCGCGGCATGGTCGAGAGCGAGGTGCACTTCCTGCGGCTGCTCGCCGACACCGAACTGCGTTCCGGGCACTGCGGCCGGGCCCTGGACCTGACCCGCGAGAGCCTGCGGCTGGCCCGGGACTCCGGGATCGGCGAGAGTGCCTCGGCCATGCTCGCCTCCCTCGCGGAGGCCTCCGGCGGGGACGTGGACCGGGCGCTCGCACTGGCCCGGGAGGCCGCGGACCACGCCGAGGTGGACGGCGACCAGATGTACCTCTCCCTCGCCCTGGCCGCCCTGGGCTACGCCCGGCTGGTCGCCGGGGACGCCGCGGCCGCGGTCCGTGCGCTGCGCCGGGTGCGGGAGTTGGAGCACGGCATGGGCATCAACGACCCGGCGCGGGGCCGCTGGCACGGCGATCTCGCCGAGGCGCTGGTGCGGATCGGGGAACCCGGCGAGGCGCAGGAACTCATCAACGTCACCCGGGTGCACGCGCGGCGTCTGAACCGCCTGAGCGTGCTGGCCGTACTCGACCGCGCCGAGGCGCTGGTACGCGCGGCGCGTGGCGAACACGAGGCCGCCCGGGTCCAGTTGACGTCGGCGCAGGGCCGGCTCGCCGCGCTGGGCCTCGGCCTGGAGGAGGCGCGGGCCGCGTTCGCGCTGGCCCGGCTGCGGGCCCGGGGCCCGGATCCGGCCCCGTACGACGAGGCCGCCCGGCTGTTCCGGCGCTGCCGTGCGCTGCCCTGGCTGCGTCAGGTGGACGCGGCCGTGGCCGCCGGTCCGGCGGCACCGGAGAGCGCGCCCGCCGCCCCGGCGACCCCGGCCGCGCTGGACGGTCTCGCCTCGATGGAACGGCAGGTCGCCTCCCTGGTGATGGAGGGGGCCACCAACCGGGAGATCGCCGGCCGGCTGTTCATCAGCGTGAAGACCGTCGAGGCGACCCTCACCCGGGTGTACCGGAAACTGGGCATCCGGTCGCGGGTGGACATCGTCCGGCTGGCGGCGGGCCGCCGTACGAGGTAACCGGCTTGGGGGGATGGGGAGTTCGGGTGTCGGCGACCGAGGGTTTTCCCTGTCCGGCTCCCGTAGGGGCTTCCCTCATTGGGCGCGCGCGCTCCGGCTCGTAGCGTAATCCGTGCCGCTCGCCGGGCACATGGAGACCGGTGGCCCGGTCCCCGTGCTGAACCCCCACCCCGTGCGACCCCCCACCGGCAACGACGAGGAGACCGATGTCCGGACTCACCCGCGCCGAGAAGGCCGCCGCGTTCGTCGCGGCGAGCACTGCCGCCGCCGCGACGAACGCGGGCGGATCCCCGGGCGCGTACACCCTGTCGACCCCCTTCTCCGGGAAGGTCACGGCCCGGATCGGCCCGTAGCAGTGCCACGGGCCGATGTGCGGCACCAGAGTTCCTGAGTACCCCTCAGGTGATTGCCAGGGGGCGTTGCGAGCTTCCACGAGCAGCCCGCAACGCCCCCTTTCCACGCCCGGGAAGAACCCCTCCCATCGGCGCTCATTCAGGACATTTCCTCGAGACGTGTAACACCGCGGCGGGCATCGGGCGCTGATCCCTACGGGACGCGAGAGGCGGCCCTTTTTCATGCAGTCGGGCACCACCCCGGAACAACCCCACGACGAAGGGCCGTCCCCAGTGAATCCCCACCCCGCCGAGAACGGTGGAACCGCACAGACCTCACAGCCCGCGCAGTCTCCTCAGGACCACCGGACCGCCCAGAGCCCCGCGGCCCCTCGGATCGATGCCAGCGGCCTCGGGGGAACCGAAGGTCTCCCGGTCTACGAGGGCCTGGTGCGCGAACGGGGTGACGTCGTGGCGGAGGCCCGCGAGGTGGCCGAGCGCACGGAGTTCGAGATGCGTCAGGTGCTGCCCTTCCGTCCCGGGTCCCGGCCGGCCCCGGCCCCGGCCGGCCGGTGAGGTGCGCACCGGTTGAGCCGGGCGGGTGAGCCCTCCCCGCCCGGGCCACCGGGCGGGCGGAATTCCCTAGGATTCCTCCGTGGCCACCTTCCAGCTCCAGCGCACGGCGCCCCTCCCGATCGACGAGGCCTGGCGTCGGCTCACGGAGTGGCACCGCCACGGCTCGGCGGTCCCCTTCACCCGGATCACCGTGTCCCCGCCCCCGCCCACCGGCGAGGGCACGGTCGTCGTCGCCCGCTCGGGTCTCGGTCCGCTCTCCTTCGACGACCCGATGGAGGTGACGGTGTGGCGGCCCCCGGGCCCCGGTTCCCCGGGCCTGTGCCGCCTGGAGAAACGGGGCCGGGTGGTCCGGGGCTGGGCGGAGATCGAGGTCCGTCCGGGGCCGGGGGGCCGCACCCGCGTCCTGTGGCGCGAGGACCTGCGGGTCCGCTTCCTCCCCTCCTTCTGCGACCCCGCGCTGCGGTCGGTCTCCCGCCGGATGTTCGGACGAGCGGTGAACACCCTGCTGCGGCAGCCCTGACGGCCAAAGCGGCGGGTGGTCACCGCGTCGGCGGCACCGCCGTCATGCCCTCGAACCGGTCCTGCCCGCGGGCTCGGGTGCGGGTGCGCCGGCGGGCGGCGGGGGTGCGATGTCGTGGTGGATCGGGGTGTGGGCGCCGGTGAGGGGGGCGCCGGTGCCGCCCCGACGGGTGGCGACGATCTCGGCGGCGATGGACAGGGCCGTCTCCTCCGGGGTGCGGGCGCCAAGGTCGAGGCCGATCGGGGAGCGCAGGCGGGCCAGTTCCGGGTCGGTGACGCCGGCCGCGCGCAGCCGGGCCGTGCGGTCCAGGTGGGTGCGGCGGGAGCCCATCGCGCCGACGTAGGCGACCGGGAGGCGCAGGGCGAGCCGGAGCAGGGGGACGTCGAACTTCAGGTCGTGGGTGAGGACGCACAGGACCGTACGGGCGTCGACGTCGGCGCGTTCGAGGTACCGGTGCGGCCAGTCGACGACGATCTCGTCGGCGTCCGGGAAGCGTGCCCGGGTGGCGAAGACGGGGCGCGCGTCGCACACCGTGACCCGGTAGCCGAGGAACGTGCCGGCCCGGACCAGCGCCGAGGCGAAGTCGATCGCACCGAAGACGATCATCCGGGGCGGCGGGACCGCCGACTCGACCAGCAGGGTCACCGGGGCGCCGCAGCGTGAACCCTCCGCGCCGACCTCCAGGGTGCCGGTGCGGCCCGCGTCCAGGAAGGCGCCCGCCTCCCCCGCCACGGTGCGGTCGAGACCCGGACGGTCGCCGAAGCCGCCCTCGTACGAGCCGTCGGGACGCACCGTGAGCGCACGGCCCATCAGGTCGGCGGGGCCGCTCACGATCCGTGCCACGGCCGCCGCCTCGCCCCGCGCGGCGGCGGCGAGCGCGGCGGTGAGCGCCGGACGGGACGGGTCCGCCGCCCGTACCGGTGCGATCAGGACGTCGATGACGCCGCCGCAGGTCAGACCGGAGGCGAAGGCGTCCTCGTCGCTGTACCCGAAGCGTTCCAGGACGGTTTCGCCGTCCCGGAGCGCCTGCTCGCACAGCGCGTACACCGTGCCCTCCACGCAGCCGCCGGAGACCGAGCCGATCGCCGTGCCGTCGGTGTCCACCGCCAGCGCGGCGCCGGGCCCGCGGGGCCCGCTGCCGGCGACCGCCACCACGGTGGCGACCGCGAAGTCGCGGCCCTGCTCGGCCCACCGGTGCAGTTCCTCGGCGATGTCCAGCATCTCTCGGCCTCCTGAGCCGGGTGCTCCGGGCGGCGCGCGCCATGGCCGTTCGCGCGACGCCCGGAGGCTCTGTCATGCGGTGCCGGTCAGGTGCTCCGGTCGTACCGGCGTGCGGTTCAGCTCCAGCCCGGTCGCGTCCCGGACGGCCGCGAGGACCGCCGGGGTGGACGACAGGGTGGGGGCCTCGCCGACGCCGCGCAGCCCGTACGGCGCGTGGTGGTCGGCGAGTTCGAGCATGTCGACGGGGATGGTCGGCGTGTCGAGGATGGTGGGGATGAGGTAGTCGGTGAAGGAGGGGTTGCGGACCTTCGCGGTCCTCGGGTCGACGAGGATCTCCTCCATGACCGCCACGCCCAGGCCCTGGACGGTGCCGCCCTGGATCTGGCCGATGACGGACAGCGGGTTGAGCGCCTTGCCGACGTCCTGGGCGCAGGCCAGTTCGATCACCTTGACCAGGCCGAGTTCGGTGTCGACCTCGACGACGGCGCGGTGCGCGGCGAACGTGTACTGGACGTGCCCGTCGCCCTGGCCGGTGCGCAGGTCGAAGGGTTCGGTCGGCCGGTGCCGCCATTCCTCCTCCACCTCGACTGCCTCGTCGCCGAGGACGTCCACCAGGTCGGCGAGGACTTCGCCGCCGTCGGTGACCACCTTGCCGCCCTCCAACAGGAGTTCGGCCGTCGCCCACGCCGGGTGGTACGGGCCGAGCCGGCGCCGGCCGAGTTCGAGCACCCGCTCGCGGACGAGTTCGCAGGCGTGGCGCACGGCGCCTCCGGTGACATAGGTCTGCCGGGAGGCGGAGGTCGAACCGGCCGAGCCCACCCGGGTGTCGGCCGGGTGGATGGTGACCTGGGCGACGCCGAGTTCGGTGCGGGCGATCTGGGCGTGGACGGTGACACCGCCCTGTCCGACCTCCGCCATCGCGGTGTGCACGGTGGCCACGGGCTGCCCGCCGACCACCTCCATCCGCACGCGGGCGGTGGAGTAGTCGTCGAAGCCCTCGGAGAAGCCGACGTTCTTGATGCCGACCGCGTAGCCGACACCGCGGACGACTCCCTCTCCGTGGGTGGTGTTGGACAGGCCGCCCGGCAGCCGGCGCACGTCGGCGCCCTCGCTGCTCTCCCACTGCCGCTCGGGCGGCATCGGCATCGCCTTGACGCGGCGCAGGAGTTCGGCGACCGGTGCCGGGGAGTCGACCCGCTGTCCGGTGGGCATGACCGTGCCCTGCTCCATGGCGTTGAGCTGTCTGAACTCCACCGGGTCCAGGCCCAGTTCCCGCGCCAGTTTGTCCATCTGCGCCTCGTAGGCGAAGCACGCCTGGACCGCGCCGAAGCCGCGCATGGCGCCGCAGGGCGGGTTGTTGGTGTAGAGGGCGAGGCCCTCGATCTCGACGTCGTCGACCCGGTAGGGGCCGATGCCGAGGGAGGTGGCGTTGCCGACCACGGCCGGGGAGGCGGAGGCGTACGCGCCGCCGTCGAGCACGATGCGGCACTTCACATGGGTCAGTCTGCCGTCGCGGGTGGCGCCGTGCTCGTAGTGGAGCTTGGCCGGGTGGCGGTGGACGTGGCCGAAGAAGGACTCGAAGCGGTTGTAGACGATCTTGACGGGCTTGCCGGTGCGCAGGGCGAGCAGGCAGGCGTGGATCTGCATGGACAGGTCCTCGCGGCCGCCGAACGCGCCGCCGACGCCGGACAGGGTCATCCGCACCTTGTCCTCGGGCAGGCCGAGGACGGGCGCGATCTGGCGCAGGTCGGAGTGGAGCCACTGGGTGGCGATGTAGAGGTGGACGCCCCCGTCCTCCTCGGGGACGGCGAGTCCCGACTCGGGGCCGAGGAAGGCCTGGTCCTGCATGCCGAAGGTGTACTCGCCCTCGACGACGACGTCCGCCCGCTCGCGGGCCCGTGCCACGTCGCCGCGCACGATCGGCTGGCGGTGGACGATGTTGGGGTGGGGGACGTGGGCGAAGATGGGGGTCCCCCCTGGACCGGAGCCTGTCGGAGGCCCTTGGGGGAGGTCTTCCCGGTTCTCGTGGACGAGGGGCGCGTCGGGGGCGAGCGCGGAGGCCTCGTCGGTGACGACCGGGAGTTCGCGGTACTCGACCCTGATCCTGGCGGCGGCGCGGCGCGCGGTCTCCGGGTGGTCGGCGGCCACCACGGCGACGGGTTCGCCGTGGTGGCGGACCTTGCCGTGGGCGAGGACGGGGGTGTCCTGGATCTCCAGGCCGTAGTTCCTCACCTCGGTCGGCAGGTCGTCGTGGGTCAGGACGGCGTACACGCCCGGCAGCGCGAGGGCCTCGGAGGTGTCGATCGACACGATCTCGGCGTGCGCGACCGGGGAGCGCAGGATCTGGCCCCAGAGCATGTCCTCGTGCCACATGTCGGAGGAGTACGCGAACTCGCCGGTCACCTTGAGGGTGCCGTCGGGGCGGAGGGTGGACTCCCCGATGCCGCCCCTGGTCCGCGCGCCCTGGGTGAGGGTGGCGGGCGCGCCGAGGGGGGCGCCGGCGGCCGGTCCGGGCGCCGTGGAGGGCTCGTGGACGGTCATGCGCGGGTCCCCTCGGACTGGCGGGCGGCCGCGAGGCGGACCGCGTCCATGATCTTCTCGTAGCCCGTGCAGCGGCACAGGTTGCCCGACAACGCCTCGCGGATGTCCGCGTCGCTCGGGCTGGGGTTGCGCTCCAGCATCTCGTCGGCGGCGACCAGCAGGCCCGGGGTGCAGAAGCCGCACTGGACGGCGCCGGTGTCGATGAACGCCTGCTGGATCGGGGCGAGTCCGGTGCCGGCACAGTGTCCGGTACCGGTACCGGCATCGGCACTGCCGGAACGCTGCCGGGAGAAGTCCGCCAGCCCCTCGACCGTGACGACGTCACGGCCCTCCACCTGGCCGGCCGCGACGAGGCAGGAGCACACCGGGACGCCGTCCAGGCGCACCGTGCAGGAGCCGCACTCGCCCTGTTCGCAGGCGTTCTTGGAGCCGGGCAGGCCGAGCCGCTCGCGCAGCACGTACAGCAGGGACTCGCCCTCCCACACGTCGTCGGCCTGCCGGCGCCGTCCGTTGACGGTGAAGTCGATACGCATCACGCGGCTCCCTCGGTGCTCCGGCGGGCGCCGCGGTACGACTCCCAGGTCCAGGTCAGCGTGCGGCGGGCCATGACGCCGACGGCGTGCCGGCGGTACCCCGCGGTGCCCCGGACGTCGTCGATCGGGGTGCAGGCGGCGGCGCACAGGTCCGCGAACTGCTTGGCCACGGACGGGGTGACGATCTTCCCGTTGTCCCAGAAGCCGCCCTCGTCGAGCGCCGCGTTCAGGAACTCCTCGGCGGCCGTGGCGCGTACGGGCGTGGGTGCCGCGGAGCCGATGCCGGTGCGGACCGTGCGGGTCCCCGGGTGCAGGGCCAGGCCGAACGCGCACACGGCGATGACCATCGCGTTGCGGGTGCCGACCTTGGAGAACTGCTGGGGGCCGTCGGCCTTCCTGATGTGCACGGCGCGGATCAGCTCGTCCGGCGCCAGCGCGTTGCGCTTCACTCCGGTGTAGAAGGCGTCGATCGGGATGCGGCGGGACCCGCGCACCGACTCGGCCTCGACCTCGGCACCGGCGGCGAGCAGCGCCGGGTGGGCGTCGCCCGCCGGGGAGGCGGTGCCGAGGTTGCCGCCGACCCCGCCGCGGTTGCGGATCTGCGGGGAGGCGACCGTGTGGGAGGCGAGGGCGAGACCCGGCAGCTCGGCCCGCAGGTGCTCCATGATCCTCGAGTACGGGACGGCGGCGCCGAGCCGTACGGTGTCCTCGCCGACCTCCCACTCGGCGAGGTCGGCGATGCGGTTGAGGTCCATGAGGTACTCGGGTCTGCGGTGGTCGAAGTTGATCTCGACCATCACATCGGTGCCGCCCGCGATCGGTACGGCGGTGGGGTGCTCGGCCTTCGCGGCGAGCGCCTCCTCCCAGCTGGCTGGGCGAAGGAAGTCCATGACCGACTCTCTTCTTCGTCTCGTGTCGGGTGCGTCGAGTTGTTCCTCCCGTGAGTCGTACGGGATCGAACCGATCCGTGTCCGGCGGGTCCGGCTCGTTCATGGGGGATTCACTCGGAGTGCGCTTCAGTACACCGTCCGTTGCTCCACCCGGGTCAGTCACGGAAGCCATGAAGGAGTTGGCTGGCCAGCACCGTCATCTTGTAGATTCATATGAACGGAGGGCTTCGGCGGCCTCGGTGACTTCGGCGATCTCGCCGATCTCCATGCCTTCCTCCAGGAACAGCGGATACGGAGGACACGGAGAGCACTCTTCTGATAGACGGCCGACCGCAACCGGTCAGCCGCCTGCCGGACGCCGCACCCACACCACGGGAGCCTCTCCACAGCCCATCGTAGGCACCGACACACACCTCAACGTGCGCATTGCCGTACATGGCGCACATGACGCACACATCCACGCACACATCGACACACAGGGAACGGCGGCGACGAGAATGCGGCTGCGCGCACTGCTGGAGACCGACGCGCTGGGCCTCAGGCTGCTCGGCGGCGAGGACGAGCTGGACCGCACCGTGCACGGGGTGATGACCACCGACCTCAAGGACCCCAGCCGCTATCTCTCGGGCGGGGAACTGGTGCTCACGGGTCTGGCCTGGCGCCGGGACCCCGCCGACTCGGAACCGTTCGTACGGCGCATGGTGCGGGCGGGGATCGCCGCCCTGGCGGCCGGTGAGGCCGAGCTGGGCGACATCCCTGACGACCTGATCACGGCCTGCGCCCGGCACCGGCTGCCGCTGTTCGCGGTGCACGAGTCGGTGGCCTTCGCGACCGTCACCGAGCACGTCGTACGGAAGGTGTCCGGCGAGCGGGCCGGGGACCTCGCGGCCGTGGTGGACCGGCACCGGCGGATGATGACGTCGGGCCCGGCGGGCGGCGGCCCGGACGTGGTGCTCGATCTGCTCGGCACCGACCTGGACCTGCGGGCGTGGCTGCTCTCGCCCACCGGGCGGCTGATCGCCGGTTCGAAGACGGCGGGGCCGGGGCTGCCCGCGGACGTGGGCGCACGGCTCGTGGCGGAGCAGCTGGCGGCCGCGCGTTCCGGCCGGCCCGGACCGCACCGGGTGACGCTGGACGACCGCACCACGTACAGCCTCTTCCCGGTACGCGGCGGCGGGCCCTCCCCACAGACCGCGCGGACCCCGCGCGACGGGCGGGACGCCCCCGGGGGACAGGAGGGCCCGGACGACCGGGGGACGGTGCTGTCGGACTGGCTGCTGGCGGTCGAGGCGGACGCCGGGGACTGGGCCGGGGAACGGCTGGACCTGCTGCACGGTGTCACCCAGCTGATCGCGGTCGAGCGGGACCGCCGGGACGCGGCGCGCACGGTGCGCCGCCGGCTCGCGCACGAGGTGCTGGAGCTGGTGCAGGCGGGAGCCGCGCCGGCCGAGGTCGCGGCCCGGCTGCGGGTGGCGGCGCCGGTGCTGCTGCCCGGACTGGGGGCCGCGCCGCACTGGCAGGTGGTCGTGGCCCGTATCGACCGGGACGGCGGCGGG contains these protein-coding regions:
- a CDS encoding SRPBCC family protein — encoded protein: MATFQLQRTAPLPIDEAWRRLTEWHRHGSAVPFTRITVSPPPPTGEGTVVVARSGLGPLSFDDPMEVTVWRPPGPGSPGLCRLEKRGRVVRGWAEIEVRPGPGGRTRVLWREDLRVRFLPSFCDPALRSVSRRMFGRAVNTLLRQP
- a CDS encoding XdhC family protein, which produces MLDIAEELHRWAEQGRDFAVATVVAVAGSGPRGPGAALAVDTDGTAIGSVSGGCVEGTVYALCEQALRDGETVLERFGYSDEDAFASGLTCGGVIDVLIAPVRAADPSRPALTAALAAAARGEAAAVARIVSGPADLMGRALTVRPDGSYEGGFGDRPGLDRTVAGEAGAFLDAGRTGTLEVGAEGSRCGAPVTLLVESAVPPPRMIVFGAIDFASALVRAGTFLGYRVTVCDARPVFATRARFPDADEIVVDWPHRYLERADVDARTVLCVLTHDLKFDVPLLRLALRLPVAYVGAMGSRRTHLDRTARLRAAGVTDPELARLRSPIGLDLGARTPEETALSIAAEIVATRRGGTGAPLTGAHTPIHHDIAPPPPAGAPAPEPAGRTGSRA
- a CDS encoding xanthine dehydrogenase family protein molybdopterin-binding subunit, which gives rise to MTVHEPSTAPGPAAGAPLGAPATLTQGARTRGGIGESTLRPDGTLKVTGEFAYSSDMWHEDMLWGQILRSPVAHAEIVSIDTSEALALPGVYAVLTHDDLPTEVRNYGLEIQDTPVLAHGKVRHHGEPVAVVAADHPETARRAAARIRVEYRELPVVTDEASALAPDAPLVHENREDLPQGPPTGSGPGGTPIFAHVPHPNIVHRQPIVRGDVARARERADVVVEGEYTFGMQDQAFLGPESGLAVPEEDGGVHLYIATQWLHSDLRQIAPVLGLPEDKVRMTLSGVGGAFGGREDLSMQIHACLLALRTGKPVKIVYNRFESFFGHVHRHPAKLHYEHGATRDGRLTHVKCRIVLDGGAYASASPAVVGNATSLGIGPYRVDDVEIEGLALYTNNPPCGAMRGFGAVQACFAYEAQMDKLARELGLDPVEFRQLNAMEQGTVMPTGQRVDSPAPVAELLRRVKAMPMPPERQWESSEGADVRRLPGGLSNTTHGEGVVRGVGYAVGIKNVGFSEGFDDYSTARVRMEVVGGQPVATVHTAMAEVGQGGVTVHAQIARTELGVAQVTIHPADTRVGSAGSTSASRQTYVTGGAVRHACELVRERVLELGRRRLGPYHPAWATAELLLEGGKVVTDGGEVLADLVDVLGDEAVEVEEEWRHRPTEPFDLRTGQGDGHVQYTFAAHRAVVEVDTELGLVKVIELACAQDVGKALNPLSVIGQIQGGTVQGLGVAVMEEILVDPRTAKVRNPSFTDYLIPTILDTPTIPVDMLELADHHAPYGLRGVGEAPTLSSTPAVLAAVRDATGLELNRTPVRPEHLTGTA
- a CDS encoding (2Fe-2S)-binding protein, producing MRIDFTVNGRRRQADDVWEGESLLYVLRERLGLPGSKNACEQGECGSCTVRLDGVPVCSCLVAAGQVEGRDVVTVEGLADFSRQRSGSADAGTGTGHCAGTGLAPIQQAFIDTGAVQCGFCTPGLLVAADEMLERNPSPSDADIREALSGNLCRCTGYEKIMDAVRLAAARQSEGTRA
- a CDS encoding FAD binding domain-containing protein; protein product: MDFLRPASWEEALAAKAEHPTAVPIAGGTDVMVEINFDHRRPEYLMDLNRIADLAEWEVGEDTVRLGAAVPYSRIMEHLRAELPGLALASHTVASPQIRNRGGVGGNLGTASPAGDAHPALLAAGAEVEAESVRGSRRIPIDAFYTGVKRNALAPDELIRAVHIRKADGPQQFSKVGTRNAMVIAVCAFGLALHPGTRTVRTGIGSAAPTPVRATAAEEFLNAALDEGGFWDNGKIVTPSVAKQFADLCAAACTPIDDVRGTAGYRRHAVGVMARRTLTWTWESYRGARRSTEGAA
- a CDS encoding PucR family transcriptional regulator encodes the protein MRLRALLETDALGLRLLGGEDELDRTVHGVMTTDLKDPSRYLSGGELVLTGLAWRRDPADSEPFVRRMVRAGIAALAAGEAELGDIPDDLITACARHRLPLFAVHESVAFATVTEHVVRKVSGERAGDLAAVVDRHRRMMTSGPAGGGPDVVLDLLGTDLDLRAWLLSPTGRLIAGSKTAGPGLPADVGARLVAEQLAAARSGRPGPHRVTLDDRTTYSLFPVRGGGPSPQTARTPRDGRDAPGGQEGPDDRGTVLSDWLLAVEADAGDWAGERLDLLHGVTQLIAVERDRRDAARTVRRRLAHEVLELVQAGAAPAEVAARLRVAAPVLLPGLGAAPHWQVVVARIDRDGGGAESGPAAQALLEEILVDPASTGPEQSDRLAVAHTGEEAIALVPLPAVAGEHEGSAQSGILAETLLESVRDPLTAGLDGAGRLTLGVSAAVHSAEGLRGALEEARHARRVAAARPGRVCAAGHHELASHVLLLPFVPDDVRRAFTARLLDPLREYDRRHRAELIPTLEAFLDCDGSWTRCASRLHLHVNTLRYRVGRIEQLTGRDLSRLEDKLDFFLALRMS